CGTGTTTTCATTACGTGACTTTCTTTCGCCTAATCGATTGCTGTGGCTCTTCGTTGCCGCCGCGGTTCTACTCCCAGCCTCCGGGGCGGTGTTCTACTGGCTGGAGCCGCGCGTGCATAGCTATGCGGAGGGTGTGTGGCTTGCATTCGAGAGCAGTGCGACGGTTGGATACGGGGACATTGCACCAACGACCCCGGCATCCCGCATTTTTGCCGCCTTCGTTGTGCTGCTTGGATATGGCATGTTGTCGCTGGTGTTTGCGAGCATCGCAGCCATGTTTGTGGGCCAGGAAGAGAAGGCGCTGCGGCGCGAAATGCACCGCGACATCAGACACCTCCACAGCGAGATAGCCGCCCTGCGAAAGGACGTGCACGACCTGCGCGAAGCAGGTATTCGACGTGGCTCGTCCGTTGACAAGGATCACCGCAATGTGGCGGACTGAACAGCGTGCAGAGTGAAATAACGTCCTTTCATACTGCGCCCGCTACGCGAGCGCGCAGCTTTTGACGCACGTCAACAATCGAGACAGAAATGCGCCGATGATGATTTGACAGGTTGTTGCAGCG
The DNA window shown above is from Paraburkholderia sp. BL10I2N1 and carries:
- a CDS encoding potassium channel family protein translates to MDGSFLNAGLDGVDSHDNPATVRAWRWLRWVLFAFSLLAIPAFYMQLTAGSSFLFELGRALYLCMFMGFASLLAWITYLSRERGRFLRRNRFDALILVGAAASATWGITPWPPLEWVLRIAFMGVVAMRIVFSLRDFLSPNRLLWLFVAAAVLLPASGAVFYWLEPRVHSYAEGVWLAFESSATVGYGDIAPTTPASRIFAAFVVLLGYGMLSLVFASIAAMFVGQEEKALRREMHRDIRHLHSEIAALRKDVHDLREAGIRRGSSVDKDHRNVAD